In Spiroplasma chinense, the DNA window AGATATAACACCCCAATTAATGTCTATTTTTTTAACTACGATTATAATCTGTACTTTTTGTATAGTTTATAATGTTAAGATAAGAAATTTAAAGGAAGGCGAAGAGTTGAGCGGGTTTTTAGTACTAACTGAAAGCTTTATTGTGTCTATGGAAGGCATGGTAGTTAATGTTATGGGTAAAAAATTTAAACACCTAACACCTTATATAATGTATTTATTTTTATACATTATGATCTCTTCAGTAATTGCCCTTCTGGGATTTGAACCATTAACAAGTTCTTATTCAGTAACCCTAGCTATGGCTTTGGTTTCATTTTTTGGGATTTATTATTATGGGTTAAGATATCAAAAACATATGTTCTTTACAAAGTTCATATTTAACCCGGTAGAAATAATTACACAATTTGTTCCCATATTATCTTTATCATTTAGGTTATTTGGAAACATATTGGCAGGTTCAATTATTTTAGGACTAATGTATGGTACTTTAATTGGAGCTCAAGGAGCTCTATTTGGACACGCAAGTGCTTCAAGAGAAATTTGATTTGGAGCATATTCAGCTCAGTTCAAATATTTTTGAACTGGATTTAACTTTATGTCAGTGGCATTATTGCCATGACTTCACCTTTACTTTGACCTCTTTGACGGTTTAATTCAATCAATTGTTTTTGTAATGTTGACTCTATCATACTGAGCAAATGCAAAAAACGGTGAACATGAAAAATCAACAGAACCTGTTGAAAGAGAAAATGTAAAGAAAATTAAAGTTAAAAAAATTAAAATTAAAAGTCATGTAAATGAAATAAAAACAAAATTAAAAAATAATTAATAAAAGGAGAAAAAAATTATGTTAGCAGAATTATACACAAACGTATTTTTAACATTTGGAGGTAACTTAATTACATTATTACCAATCTTATTTGCTAGTGAAAACGCAACAACAGGTAGAGGATTAATCGGAGTTGGTGCTGGATTAACTGGTATTGGTATGATCGGAGCAAGTATCGGTCAAGGAATGGCAGGTTATGGAGCTTGTCTTGCAATTGGACGTAACCCAGAAGTTGCTGGTAAAATTACAACTACATTGATTATTACAGCAGGATTCTGTGAATCTGGTGCTATTTATGCTTTAGTTATTGCATTGCTACTATTATTCGTATTCTAATAATGGATATTTTAAACCACGTAAGTTTATTAGCAGATGATGGATTTCCAGGGATACCTGAAATCACTCAATCACTGTTTCCAAACTTACCAAACTTTATTGCGCACGTTTTATCTACAATAGTTATTATTATTTTTCTTTCAAAATTAGTTTACAAACCATTTAAAAAAGTTGTAGCAGAAAGAAGAAGAAAAATTAACGAATTACTTGATGATGCATCAAGCAAGCAAGCGCTTGCAAATAAAGATAAAAAAGATGCAGCAAAAATTCTTGTTAAAGCAAGAGAAGAATCGAAAGAAATAGTTCTAAATGCAAAAGCAGAAGCAGATGATTTAAAATTTGATATTATTGATAATGCAAAATCAGAAGCACAAAATATTCAAGATCATGCAAAAATGGCAATTGAATTCGAAAGAAATGAAGCTAAAGAAAACATCCGTAAAGAAGTTATTGACCTAGCATTTATTGCCGCTGAAAAATTAGTAGAAACTAATGTTGATAAAAAAACTAATGAAAAATTAATTCAAGAATTCTTAGAAAGTATCGATAATTAATCATGCTAGTAAAAGAAAGTTTACTTAAAAATTGATCAAAAGCAATTTGTGAACTTGCTGTTGAGAACAAAAAAACAAAAGAATTCTTAGATACCGCATACGATCTTAAAGTTATCTTTTCAAGAAACCCTGAATTTTTAGCTTTCTTAACAAACAGAAATATATTATTAGAAACAAGACTTGAACTATTAGATAAAGTTTTTAAAAAGGATTTAGATAAAGAATTTTTAAATATCTTAAAACTTTTAACTGAAAGAGGCTTAATTGAAAATGCAAAACAAATTTTCAAACAAGTTGTAAAAGATTTATTAGCTCAAACAAATACTGTAAAAGGAATTGTATATTCAGTAGAAGAATTAAATAAAAAAACTATTGAAGACATACAAAAAAAATTAGAAAAAAAATTAAACAAAGCTGTGATTCTAGAAAATGAAATCAGAAAAGAACTAATTTCAGGAATCAGAGTTGTTGTTGATGGACAAAAATATGATTCATCAATGCAAGGTAAGATAGAAGATATGAAAAAAACTATCTTACAAAATAGAAAATAGGTGATGTTATGTCATTGAAAATAAATGAAATTTCAGAAGTTATTAAAAAGCAAATTCAAGATTATGGCAAAGAAATAGTTGTTCAAGAATTTGGAACTGTTGCTGCGATTGGTGATGGAGTTGCTTTGTTATTTGGTCTAGACCAAGTGATGATGGGAGAATTATTAATTTTCAACGATGATGTTTATGGAATGGCTCTTAACCTAGAAGATGGTGCTGTTGGTGCTGTTGTTATGGGTGATGATACAAAAATCAAACAAGGAGATAAAGTTAAAAGAACTAAAAAAGTTGTTGAAACTCCAGTTGGAGATGAATTACTTGGAAGAGTTCTTAATGGAATTGGATTGCCAATTGATGGTAATGGTCCATTAAAAGAGAAAAAAACTTCTCCAGTTGAAAAAATAGCATCAGGAGTTATGTCAAGAAAATCAGTTGACCAACCTTTAGAAACTGGAATCTTATCAATAGATTCAATTATTCCAATTGGTAAAGGTCAAAGAGAGTTGATTATTGGAGATAGACAAACTGGAAAAACTGCAATTGCAATTGACTCAATAATAAATCAAAAAGGTAAAAACGTAAAATGTGTTTATGTAGCTATTGGACAAAAAGAATCTACTGTAGCACAAGTTGTAGAAAAATTAAAACAAGCTGGAGCAATGGAATTTACAACTGTAATTTCTGCATCAGCTAGTGAATCTGCTCCAATGCAATACATTGCTCCATATACAGGAGTTTCAATTGCAGAAGAGTGAATGGCAAATGGTGATGATGTACTTATTGTTTATGATGATCTATCAAAACATGCGGTAGCTTATCGTACATTAGCATTACTTTTAAGAAGACCACCAGGTAGAGAAGCTTACCCTGGAGATGTATTTTATCTTCACTCAAGATTACTTGAAAGAGCTGCAAGAGTTAATGAAAAATTTGGAGGAGGAAGTATTACTGCTTTACCAATTATTGAAACTCAAGCAGGAGATATTTCTGCATATATTCCAACAAACGTTATCTCAATTACTGATGGACAAATATTCTTATCAGAACAATTATTTAACTCAGGGATTAGACCTGCAGTAGATACTGGACTTTCAGTTTCTCGTGTTGGTTCTTCAGCACAAATTAAAGCTGTTAAACAAGTTGCAGGAACTTTAAAATTAGAACTTGCACAATACTATGAATTACAAGCATTTGCAAAATTTGGAAGTGACTTGGATGAAACTACAAAAACAGTTTTAGACCATGGAGCAAAAATTGTTGAAATCTTAAAACAAAGACAATTTTCACCAATGAGTCAAATTAATCAAGCAATTATTCTTTTAGCAATAAAAGAAAGATTGATTAAATGAATTCCTGTAACTGAAGTTGTAGGTTATAAAACTGAGATTTTAAAACACTTTAAAACAAATGAAAAAGCAAGAGCTTTAAGAAAATTATTAGAAACAGAAAAAGCTTTTGATGAAGAATTAACAAAAAAAGTCAAATCAGAATTAGTAAAAGTCTTGAAAGATTTTGTAAAAGAAATTCCAGATTGAAAAGTTGAAAACTATGGAACAGCAGAAGACTGAAAGAAATTAGTGTAAGATGGCAAACTTAGGTGAACTTAAAACACAAATTAGTTCAGTAAATGACATTGGTAAAATTACTGGTGCCATGGAGCTAGTTGCAACAGCTAAACTTAAAAGAATTTCAAAACGTGTTGGTGACATTCACCAATACATTGAAGAAGTTTATGATGTTTTCAACTATATAATTTCTCATTCTGAGGACTCAATATTTTTAAAAAAACCAGAAACTCAAATTAATAAAACTTTATGAGTTGTAATTAGCTCAAACCTAGGTTTGTGTGGAGGATATAACTCAAATGTCTTTAAAGAAATTAAAGGTAAAATAAAAAGTAACGATGAGGTAATTGCAATTGGAACAAAAGCTGTTTCATATTGTAATGCCAACAAATTAAAAATTAAACAAGCAATTACTAATGTTGATGTTGACTTTACAAGCGATCAAGCAAACCACTTGGCATCAGACTTGTTAAGTTGATACTCACAAAAAGAAATTGATGCAATCAACGTTGTTTATACAAAATTTATAAACAACGTAACTTTTGAACCAAAAATTATTAACCTATTTCCAATTGTAAAAGATCCGAATGGGAAAGAAAAAAGTGAAGATATTATTTTGGAACCTGATGCAGAAACTGTATTGGCAACAAGTGTATCATTATATTTAAACACTATTATTTTTGGAACAATTTTAGAATCACAACTTTCAGAACAAGCAAGTCGAAGAACCGCAATGGAAGCTGCGACAAAAAATGGAAAAGAATTATCAGAAAATTTAAGTATTGCATATAACAGAAAACGCCAAGAAAATATTACACAAGAAATTAGTGAAATTGTTGGTGGTGCAAATGCTCAAAGTGATAATTAAAATACAGGAGGAAAAGACTTATGAAAACTAGTCAAGGTAAAGTTGTTCAAGTTATGGGTCCAGTTGTCGATGTTCGATTCGACGAAGCTGAAATGCCAGAACTTTACAACACAATTGAAATTGATAATGCCGGAACTAAATTGGTTTTAGAAGTTGTTCAACATATCGGTGACGATCTTGTAAGAACAATTGCTATGGGACCAACTGAAGGAATGGTTAGAGGAATGGATGCACAAAATACAGGACACCCAATTAGTGTTCCTGTTGGGGATGAAGTATTGGGAAGAATGTTTAATGTTCTTGGAGATCCAATTGATGAAAAACCACCAGTTGAAACAAGAAGAATGCCAATCCACAGAAGTGCACCTAATTATGATGAACTTTTAACCTCTGCAGAAATTTTAGAAACTGGAATTAAAGTTGTAGATCTAATGATGCCTTTCTCAAAAGGTGGAAAAATTGGATTATTCGGAGGAGCTGGAGTTGGTAAAACAGTTTTAGTTCAAGAATTAATTAATAACGTTGCCAAAGCCCATGGGGGAATTTCAGTTTTTGCTGGAGTTGGAGAACGTACAAGAGAAGGAAATGACCTTTACTACGAAATGATTGAAGCAGGGGTTATTGATAAAACAAGTTTAGTATTTGGACAAATGAATGAACCACCAGGAGCAAGAATGAGAGTTGCTTTAACTGGATTGACAATTGCAGAATACTTTAGAGATGAAAAAAATCAAGATGTTCTTTTATTTATTGATAACATCTTTAGATTTACACAAGCTGGTAGTGAAGTGTCTGCCTTATTAGGTAGAATGCCTTCAGCTGTTGGTTACCAACCAACACTTGCAACTGAAATGGGAGCTTTACAAGAAAGAATTACTTCTACTAAAAAAGGTTCTATTACATCAGTACAAGCAGTTTATGTTCCAGCTGACGACTTAACTGACCCAGCACCAGCAACAACTTTTGCTCACTTAGATGCAAGAGTTGTTCTTGATAGAAATATTGCAGCTCTAGGAATTTATCCAGCAATCGATCCTTTAAGTTCAAGTTCAAGAATGCTTGACCCACAAATCGTTGGAGAAACTCACTATACTGTAGCTCTTAAAGTTCAAGAAACTTTACAAAAATATAAAGAACTTCAATCAATCATAGCAATTCTTGGTATGGATGAACTTTCTGAAGAAGATAGAATTGTTGTTAACAGAGCAAGAAAAGTTAGAAACTTTATGTCACAACCATTTACAGTTGGTGAAAAATTCACAGGACGTAGTGGTAAATATGTTCCAGTTAAAGATACAATTGAATCATTCAAAGCAATCTTAAACGGTGATACTGATGAAATTCCAGAAACATTATTTATGTATGCTGGTTCAATTGATGATGTTTGAGAAAGATTTAAAAGTCAAAAATAATGAATAGACTTAAATTAAAAGTTATAACACCTAATGGAGTTTATGTTGATGGAATTGAAATAGATAACATAAATGTTCAAACTTCAGCTGGAGATATGACAATTTATGCACGACATGCATCAATAGTTTCAACTTTAAAAGTTGGTCAAATTAAATATGTAAATGAACAAGGTGTAAAATATGTTCATGTGCATAGAGGAATCTTAAAAGTTTCTCACAATGAAGTTAAAATTTTAACTCAATGACTTTATGAGGTTGACGAAAACGGGAAAAAAACCGGTCCAAGAAGATAAAAATTTGAAACACTTAATAATAAAGTGATTTCAAATTTTTTTTATTTTGTTTCAAATTTTAAAAGTTGTTTTTCAATTTGCTGTAACTATTGCTTTTTTCTTTTAATAAATTATTATTAGATTGTCAAAGGGGAATAAAATATGAGAAAGAGAAGAGAAGTTGTGGGATCCAACTATATTTTGTTGGGATGAACCGCACTTATTTGAGATTTATTAGTTGGTTTTATTGGGGTTGCTTTAATCACACGAAATTGAAATGATAGCTTAGGTAAAACCGAAATAGTATTTTTAGTATTAATTGTTGCAGGATTTGTAAATGCTGTAACAGAGAAAATGCAAATTTATACATATATGAATTTGCATTTTGAGGACAAGAATTATAAGTATTGAATTGTAATGTTTTCGTTAGTTCCAATTATTGGAATATTTATTTGGTTTTGTATAATGTTAGAATATTCTAAAACATATGAAAATAGTAAAGTATATTTAGAAGCAAAAAACAGTTCAGTTCCATTAACTATATTGTTTTTAGTTTTTATAAATGTTTTGTTAATTTCATGTATTTGTATTACAACATTTACTGTAGCTTTAAATGATTATGATAAAAACATTATTTTTATAGCTATTATCTTTGGTATTGTAATTGGATGAATGTACTTATTAACTGTTGTTGTAAGTTACTTTATTTTAAAGGTTACAAAACCTAGAGAATCTTATGATAACGAAAAAATCAAGGTTTTTAAAATACTTGCCTATATACCGTTGGTTTCATTTGTGTCTTCAATGGTGTTTATAAAAAAATACTATAACAATCAATATGTTGAAAACTTGGTAATACTAAAAGAGCTAAGTAAAAAAGTTGTTTAGTAAGCATGAAAAAAACGATCATAAATTAATGATCGTTTTTTATTGTTCTGCTTTATTTAAGTTGATTCTGTGTTTGAAACAATAGTTTGGTGTTTCAACACAAGTGCATTCTGCTTCTTCAAGACGTTTTTGTCTTTCTAAAACTTGATGATTAACCTTATCTTCAATTACTTTTGTAAAGGCTCACATTTTTTCGCGTTTTAAGAATCCCATAAATCTAATGTAGTTAACTCTTAATGGTTTGAAGTTTATTCTACCAACATTTACATTTTTAAGAATCTTTGCAATTTTTTTATTTAAAAGAACTTGGTCTTTGCAATTTAAAAGTTTTTGTTGATGTTCTGGTGGGAAATCATCTAAGTTCTTAAATATATTTTCCACACATCCATATTTTTCAATTAACTTTATAGCTGTATTGTAGTGCATTCCCTTAACACCTTTGATGTTATCTGAATGATCTCCAAGTAAACTTTTCATATCTGGTATTTGACAAGGTTTACAACCAAATTTCTCAAAAACATCTTTTTCTGTTACAACCTCTTTACAGGTTTTTTTTGACTGTTGAGAAATAACATTTACATCTTTTGAAATTAATTGATATGTATCTTTATCATTTGAAATAATATCAACTTTATAACCTAGTTTAACTGCCACTCTAGCTACAGTTCCCATAATGTCATCACCTTCGTATTGTGATTTTTCATATCATGGAATGTTAGCTGAAGTTAAGAACTCACGTACAAGTTGCATTTGGGGAATTAAATCACAAGGTGTTTCTTTTCTTGTAGCTTTATATGCTGGATAAAGCTCTTTTCTTCAGCATTCTTTTCCTACATCGAAAGTAACTATAATTGTGTGATAATCTCCTGATGCTATCATTTCATTTATTTTTGCAACAAATACATAAACTGCATTTATTAAAACTCCATCACGATTAACGGCAACTTTTTTTCTTTTTAAAGACCCGTAATAACCCTTATGTAAAAGATGATAACCATCAACTATTACAATTTTTTTCTTTTCTGCTTCCATTTTATACCTCTTAAAAATAATCTCATTTGTCATCTATTACGCTAACTAATTTATTTACACTTTCTAACTTGCTTAGTTCTTCTATCAGAAATGTGAAATAGACAAGATTCTGATCAAAATGCTTAACAATATTTTGGACTTTTAAAGTTCTCAAACAATTCAAAACCGCTTTTTGGTTTTGAATTTCAAACTTAATAGTAACTAAATGTAATAACTCTAATTTTTTTGTTGTAATAGTTTTTAAGAGTTGTATTGCACCGTTGCTATACGCTTTTTGTAATCCACCAGTTCCAAGTTTAATTCCACCAAAGTAGCGAACACAAAAAATTATTATGTTTGTTAGATTGTTAACTTCAAGTAA includes these proteins:
- the atpD gene encoding F0F1 ATP synthase subunit beta, producing MKTSQGKVVQVMGPVVDVRFDEAEMPELYNTIEIDNAGTKLVLEVVQHIGDDLVRTIAMGPTEGMVRGMDAQNTGHPISVPVGDEVLGRMFNVLGDPIDEKPPVETRRMPIHRSAPNYDELLTSAEILETGIKVVDLMMPFSKGGKIGLFGGAGVGKTVLVQELINNVAKAHGGISVFAGVGERTREGNDLYYEMIEAGVIDKTSLVFGQMNEPPGARMRVALTGLTIAEYFRDEKNQDVLLFIDNIFRFTQAGSEVSALLGRMPSAVGYQPTLATEMGALQERITSTKKGSITSVQAVYVPADDLTDPAPATTFAHLDARVVLDRNIAALGIYPAIDPLSSSSRMLDPQIVGETHYTVALKVQETLQKYKELQSIIAILGMDELSEEDRIVVNRARKVRNFMSQPFTVGEKFTGRSGKYVPVKDTIESFKAILNGDTDEIPETLFMYAGSIDDVWERFKSQK
- the atpA gene encoding F0F1 ATP synthase subunit alpha, with translation MSLKINEISEVIKKQIQDYGKEIVVQEFGTVAAIGDGVALLFGLDQVMMGELLIFNDDVYGMALNLEDGAVGAVVMGDDTKIKQGDKVKRTKKVVETPVGDELLGRVLNGIGLPIDGNGPLKEKKTSPVEKIASGVMSRKSVDQPLETGILSIDSIIPIGKGQRELIIGDRQTGKTAIAIDSIINQKGKNVKCVYVAIGQKESTVAQVVEKLKQAGAMEFTTVISASASESAPMQYIAPYTGVSIAEEWMANGDDVLIVYDDLSKHAVAYRTLALLLRRPPGREAYPGDVFYLHSRLLERAARVNEKFGGGSITALPIIETQAGDISAYIPTNVISITDGQIFLSEQLFNSGIRPAVDTGLSVSRVGSSAQIKAVKQVAGTLKLELAQYYELQAFAKFGSDLDETTKTVLDHGAKIVEILKQRQFSPMSQINQAIILLAIKERLIKWIPVTEVVGYKTEILKHFKTNEKARALRKLLETEKAFDEELTKKVKSELVKVLKDFVKEIPDWKVENYGTAEDWKKLV
- the atpF gene encoding F0F1 ATP synthase subunit B, which encodes MDILNHVSLLADDGFPGIPEITQSLFPNLPNFIAHVLSTIVIIIFLSKLVYKPFKKVVAERRRKINELLDDASSKQALANKDKKDAAKILVKAREESKEIVLNAKAEADDLKFDIIDNAKSEAQNIQDHAKMAIEFERNEAKENIRKEVIDLAFIAAEKLVETNVDKKTNEKLIQEFLESIDN
- a CDS encoding 5'-3' exonuclease gives rise to the protein MEAEKKKIVIVDGYHLLHKGYYGSLKRKKVAVNRDGVLINAVYVFVAKINEMIASGDYHTIIVTFDVGKECWRKELYPAYKATRKETPCDLIPQMQLVREFLTSANIPWYEKSQYEGDDIMGTVARVAVKLGYKVDIISNDKDTYQLISKDVNVISQQSKKTCKEVVTEKDVFEKFGCKPCQIPDMKSLLGDHSDNIKGVKGMHYNTAIKLIEKYGCVENIFKNLDDFPPEHQQKLLNCKDQVLLNKKIAKILKNVNVGRINFKPLRVNYIRFMGFLKREKMWAFTKVIEDKVNHQVLERQKRLEEAECTCVETPNYCFKHRINLNKAEQ
- a CDS encoding IMPACT family protein; this encodes MKVLSENKVYTFEETIKKSKFITYIGVVNTKEDLDQFINKYKRNDARHNCWAYKIGTDGNQYGYNNDGEPSGTAGEPLLKLLEVNNLTNIIIFCVRYFGGIKLGTGGLQKAYSNGAIQLLKTITTKKLELLHLVTIKFEIQNQKAVLNCLRTLKVQNIVKHFDQNLVYFTFLIEELSKLESVNKLVSVIDDKWDYF
- a CDS encoding FoF1 ATP synthase subunit delta/epsilon; this translates as MNRLKLKVITPNGVYVDGIEIDNINVQTSAGDMTIYARHASIVSTLKVGQIKYVNEQGVKYVHVHRGILKVSHNEVKILTQWLYEVDENGKKTGPRR
- a CDS encoding F0F1 ATP synthase subunit A, translating into MFLVSELLESWKDITPQLMSIFLTTIIICTFCIVYNVKIRNLKEGEELSGFLVLTESFIVSMEGMVVNVMGKKFKHLTPYIMYLFLYIMISSVIALLGFEPLTSSYSVTLAMALVSFFGIYYYGLRYQKHMFFTKFIFNPVEIITQFVPILSLSFRLFGNILAGSIILGLMYGTLIGAQGALFGHASASREIWFGAYSAQFKYFWTGFNFMSVALLPWLHLYFDLFDGLIQSIVFVMLTLSYWANAKNGEHEKSTEPVERENVKKIKVKKIKIKSHVNEIKTKLKNN
- a CDS encoding F0F1 ATP synthase subunit C; this encodes MLAELYTNVFLTFGGNLITLLPILFASENATTGRGLIGVGAGLTGIGMIGASIGQGMAGYGACLAIGRNPEVAGKITTTLIITAGFCESGAIYALVIALLLLFVF
- the atpG gene encoding ATP synthase F1 subunit gamma, which encodes MANLGELKTQISSVNDIGKITGAMELVATAKLKRISKRVGDIHQYIEEVYDVFNYIISHSEDSIFLKKPETQINKTLWVVISSNLGLCGGYNSNVFKEIKGKIKSNDEVIAIGTKAVSYCNANKLKIKQAITNVDVDFTSDQANHLASDLLSWYSQKEIDAINVVYTKFINNVTFEPKIINLFPIVKDPNGKEKSEDIILEPDAETVLATSVSLYLNTIIFGTILESQLSEQASRRTAMEAATKNGKELSENLSIAYNRKRQENITQEISEIVGGANAQSDN
- a CDS encoding F0F1 ATP synthase subunit delta, with protein sequence MLVKESLLKNWSKAICELAVENKKTKEFLDTAYDLKVIFSRNPEFLAFLTNRNILLETRLELLDKVFKKDLDKEFLNILKLLTERGLIENAKQIFKQVVKDLLAQTNTVKGIVYSVEELNKKTIEDIQKKLEKKLNKAVILENEIRKELISGIRVVVDGQKYDSSMQGKIEDMKKTILQNRK